The following DNA comes from Methanobacterium alcaliphilum.
CCAGTCCTGGTTTTCTAGCTTCAATTATCACTTCACATGTAACTTCATCAAATGAAATATTTGTGATATTAGCTTCTTCTGGAACTATGTCATGAATTTTATTAATTGCTTTTTCAGGTTCTGTAAGAACAGAACGATCTGAACGAATTATAATTCTTTTTCTAATGTCTTTTGCAAGGTCTCTAATTAAATCCCCGTTTTCGGTAATTATTTCCGGGTTTTTAGTATAAATTACTACTTCTGGACCTTCAAATTCGACTTTGGCCACCTGTACTCTAGGGGGTAATCTTTGTACTATTGTCTTTTTGATTTCTTCAAGAATCTCTGAAACCATAAAATCACTTCGAAAAAAATAGAAAATGTAGTAAACTAAGTTTACTTTTATTAGAAGTCGTTAAGGATAAATAAAAATTTGAAATAAGAAATAAGTTAAAAAATTAGCTAATCTCTTTTAACCTCTTTTGCACCTCTTCTTCACTCAACATTCGATAGCCTTCATCTTCTGTCACGGTAGCGACTAATATTCCATTTCCAGAATAAGTGTCCCTTTCCATAGCAGATTTAATAGCTCGAATGGCGATATCAATCCCTTCTTCAATATATAAATCATCAGTGTATCTGTCTTCTAAAACACCATACGCAAATGGTGATCCAGATCCGGTGGAAATAAATTTATCTTTAATCATACCTCCGGCAGGGTCAAGGGAATAAATCTTAGCTCCTGTTTCGTCGACACCGCCTAAAAGGGTCTGTACGAAATAGGGATAAAATCTAGATGAATGTAAAATGTTTGAGGCTAATGCAGAAGCAGATTCGATACTGATTCTTTCTCCATTCCTCATTTTATATAATACTACTTCAGCACTTATATATTTCATTAAACTTTGTGCATCGGCTACTGAACCTGCTATAGTGGCCACTATGTGGTCATCAATTTTAAATATTTTTTCTGCAACCTTATGGGCTACTAAATTGCCCATACTTGCTCTTCTTTCGGTAGCAAAAACAACTCCATCATTGCAGGTAATGCCTACAGTTGTAGTGCCTTTTAATGTGTTTTTATCGTCCATAAATAAACACCTCGGGATAAAAATAATAGTAAAAAAATTAGTTCTAACCCTACATTAGATTTCATGTTATATAAATATTGTTGGTTTGTTGTTAACTGGCGCTGGTGCAATATTATTGAATTTTATTACAATTTGATGAGGATATTATATGATAATCCAAATATGTTAATAATCAATAATCCACTATATCTTCGTTAAATTTCCTATAATTATACTAAATCCTAACAATATTAAAATAAATGGGAGGATTATATGTCCATATTTTCTTATTTTATTTCCTAAACTTGATTTATTTATCATGAAATGTGCTATAATACACCATATGCCGGTCATAATTAGAAAAATAAAAATTGTCAAAATAACATTTGGCAGTGTTAAATTAGCAAATAATGGTGCATAAACCCCAATATTATCTGCACCATTAAAAATTGTTACTCCCATAACTGATAAAAATGATGTTTTTCTAGTGGTTAATTTAGATTTTTTGGATATGGGTAGTATGTCTTTATCCTCATTTTTTTTTGATTTATGTAGGTTCACTACCTGTTTTAATCCAATAATCAGTGGAAAAACTCCCATGATTGCCAGGTAGACAGGAGGTATAAATGACTTAAACAAAAATGCAGGAAAACTGATTAAAATAAGTAAAGAAATGCCTAAAAATTGTCCTGTAATGATTGAAGATGTTTTATAATCGGGATGTGCAAAAAATACTATTAAAAGAAATATGTCGTCTAAATTAGTGGCTATAAATGAAGATGTGGCGATAAAAATGGTTAAAATGAGTTGGGTCATGAAAAAACTCAATTTATTGATAAAATATTAAATTAAAATAGAATAGAAGATTAAGTAATTAAATCTTCTAACTGATCAGTTTTTATCGCATTTTTTATCTCACGTGCAATACGCTGACCCATGCTCATTTCTTCTCCGAACAGCAGGTAACTGTAAGCTGAACCATTCATAAACGTGTTAGTTCCACCATCTGTTCTAGCACTCATTTCAAAGGTAACTATTTCTAAATTATCTGTACACATTGTTTGTAAACAGAACGGACCGTTCATGCCAGGTTTTACTAATTTTTTAGCAGCATCCACCAGTTTGTCTCCAATGTCAAAGACTTGTGGTAGCAGTGATTCTCTTATCACCACTGGGTGATTACCAGTAATCACATAAGATGGATCTAATCCAATGTCTAATTGATCTTTGGCTGGAATTCTTACTAAACCATCAATATTGGATTCAAATCGGCTATCCATACCTAACATTTCTACCTCGTCGTTTATAACGGAGTAAAAATAGTGAATACAAAAATTAGTTCCGGAAACATATTCTTCTATGTGGGCTTGGGGGACGTCTTCTTCTACAATCCAGTTTCTCTCAAGCATGGACTGGATTTTCTGATTGAATTCTTCAGTAGAAGATGCTACAAAGTATCCTTTCCCGCCCCTAGCTCCAGGGAACTTTACCATTACTGCACGATCTATTTCGTCAGCATTTTCATATTTGTAGGGCATTCTAATGCCTGAATCTAACATTAATTTTCTTTCCAAATCCCTTTCAGCTTCCCAACGGAGTATATCTCTGTTTCCAAACATGGGCACGTAAAAATCATTTTCAATTTTGTCTAATCCTGCATAGGCTACAAAGGATCCGTGAGGTATTATTATACTATTCATGGCTTTTAATTGGTCTTGAACTTCTTCATTTACAATATCACTGAATTTATCAACTATAATGTATTCATCAGCGACTTTATATCTTTGGTAAGGGATTTCACGCCCTTTCTCACAGACTACTGCAGTTTTAAAACCTTCTTTTTTCGCCCCATTCAATATGTGAAGTGATGTGTGGCTTCCTAAAGTAGCAATAGTGATGTCTTCTTTGTCATATTTATCAAGGATGCTTAAAATTTCCTCTCTATTTACTTTACTCATATAAAACTCCCCTCGAGTTAATTATCAATTTGATTAATATTTAAATGATATTTTTTTATTCTAATAGTTATTTTTTTTGTCTTGTTTTTATGTGTGCTGAATATAAATAATAGCTCATGGGTTTGGGAACTACTTTTTAATAATCAAATAATATTATTCAACACAAATTAAACCCTTAATTTTATTTAGGATGTACCTGAATTTAGGTAGCAATGTGAGAATTATGAAATGGAAAAAAATTGGTAGCATTATTGTATTAAACCAGGATGTTGAAGATATTCAGAAATTTCTTAAAATGCCAGGAATAGATACCGTAATTAAATTAGGATATATTAATGGGCAAAAGAGGCAGCCTGATGTAAAAATATTAGCCGGATCTAATACTGAAACTATACACAAGGAAAACAGATGCCTTTTCAAACTCGATGTTTCTAAAGTTATGTGGTCCAAAGGCAATGTTAATGAAAGAATGAGAATAACACAGTTGGTTCAACAAGGGGAGCATATAGTGGATATGTTTGCGGGGATCGGATATTTTTCAATTCCCCTTGCTGTACACTCTCCTGCAGAGAAAATATATTCTATTGAAATCAATCCTGTGGCATTTCACTATTTAAATGAAAATATAATTTTAAATAAAGTTGAAAATAGGGTTAAACCTATTCTTGGAGATTCTAAAGAAATTGCCCCTACGATTAAAGCAGATAGGGTTATAATGGGATATGTTGGCACAACACATCACTTTTTAGGATCTGCTCTAAAATGTATTGTAGATGGGGGCATAATTCACTACCACGAAACTGTTCCCGATAAGATAATGCATGAGCGTCCAATAAATAGGATTAAAAAAGCTGCAGATAATAGAAAAGTCACTTTTCTTCAACAGAGAATTATTAAAAAATATTCTCCTGGCGTTTCACATATTGTGGTGGATGCAAGAATAGAATAACTTTTTTTCGATTTTTTATAATTAGGTAGATCGAGATTATAAAACCTATTTTTTTAAAGTATTATTGGGCATGCTGTGAGGATGGACTACTATTGTTTTTAAATTTCGCAGTTTATGCCCTAAAAACCCTTCAAATGATAGCTAAAAATAAATAGGATTATAATAATACTAATTATGATATTGGATGAAACTAACGCAATTTAATTATTTGGGGGAAATTTGGCATGTCCACTGCAAGAATACTTATTGTTGAGGATGAAGGTCTTACTGCAATGGAACTTCAGCGAAAGCTAAAAATTTTAGGCTATGATGTGCCCACGTTCGCTTTTTCAGGTAAAGAAGCAATTATAAAAGCTGAAGAATTAAAACCGGACCTAATTTTGATGGATATAGTTTTAAAAGGAAAGATTGATGGCATAAGTGCTGCTGAAGAGATAATTAAACATCAAGATGTTCCTTTAATATATTTAACTGCACATGGGGATGAAGAAACTAAAAAAAGAGCAAAAAAAACAGAACCATTTGCCTACATTCTCAAACCATTTGATGAGTCGGTTCTACAGAAGAATATTGATCAGGCGCTGCATAACTATAAAAAAAATAAAAAATCAGAAAGTAGCAATCTGGTGATCACTGAAAATCTTAAAAAACATGATGGTGCGGTTATAGTAACGGATAATAATGGAATTATTCATTTTATAAATTCTGCTGCTGTAGATTTAACTGGATATGATGTAAAATCTGCTTTGAATAAGAAAATTAATGAAATAGTTAAATTAAAAAAGTTAAATAAAGCCAATAACAAACTTGAAAATTTTGAAAATCCTGTTTTTAAACTATTAGAAAATAGCTGTGATGAACTCAAAGGAGAAGCATCTTTAGAGAATATTTCTGGTTCCATAAATGAAATTAAATATACGGTTGCACCACTAAAAGGAGATGAAGGCATTTTAAATGGAGTAACTGTTATTCTCAATGAGATTAAAACTTCAGATATTATTTCTAATAATCCAATAACTGATGTTTGTAATAAATTTCCTAAGGAAACCGGTATTTTTAATGTTGAAGGGGAATTAATTGGTGCTAATGAATCTTTTTTAAAATTTTTCTCTGCAAAAACATTAAGCGAATTAAGATGGCTAAATTTATTTAAAGATCTTGGTTTCAGTAATGACTTAAAAAACGATTTATCGAATTCAAAAGATCTAAAATATGAATTAAAGATGAATTTAGCTCAAATAAATCTGGATAATGCTGAATTTCAGGATAAAACACTTTATCTGGAAATAACCATAACGGGTCATGTTCCTGATCAAGAAGATTTGAATAATTATATGGTGCACCTGAAAGATGTTACTGATCTAAAAACATTGGAAAATTCTTTAGATATTAAACCAGTAAATGATAATTCAGAAAATCAACAATCTAAATATGATTTGGCCTCTAATTCATCAATTGATCTATTTTTAGCCATGGATTCTCATCTTAAATGTATCCACTGGAGTTCAGCAGCAGCTGAGACTACGGGTATTTCTTCAAAGGATGTGATTGGTAAACCTTTTAATGAATTTATATCTATTCTAAAAGATATTGGATCTTGGAAGGATTGTTTTGAAGATATTAAATCAGATGGAACTCTAAATGAAAAGATTGAAGCTCTGGAAAAAGAGAATGGTGATTTAAAAATAAAGCTTGATCAATTTAAATCTCAACTTGATGATTCTCAAAAATCTGGAAAAGAGAATGATGAATCTTTCAGAAGAAACGAAAGACAGTATAAAGAACTTTTGGAGGAAAACAAAAATTTAAGGGAAGATAAAGCCCGGCTAAAAAAACTCAATAATCAGGTTCAAAGGGAATATTTGGAACTTGAGAATGATTTTAAAAAAGAGTTAGAATTCCATAAAAATAAGATATCTCAATTAAAACGTGTAAAAAAGATTCCTTAGATTATTTTCCAATAAACTCATTTAAGAAAATAGGATATTTAGTAAATCCATTGTAAACTATCTTATTTCTATTAATTGGCTTTATTCAATTAATTGTTTATAATGGGCACTTTGGTGAGTTATTTATAAAAATTATTCATTCTTCAGCTAATAACAGATGTTCATTTCTCCATTTTTATTACGCTGATTAAAATTTTTCATATCACTGTACTATTATTTATGCTACAAAGTCACATGATATAGTGATATTTAGCATTAGGTGCAGGCAATACCATGGATCTATTTAAAGTACTCATAGTGGAAGATGAGAGCATTACAGCTCTTCAATTAAAAAAAAAGATTCTTTCGTGGGGCTTCGATGTTGTGGGGATAGCAGCTTATGGTGAAGAAGCAATTGAAAAAGCTTTGGAAACTAATCCTGATATAATTCTAATGGATGTTATTTTAAAGGGAGATATGGATGGTATTGGTGCTGCGGAGAGGATAAAAGATAATTTAACTATTCCCATTATATATCTTACAGCATTCACGGATAAAGCTACTATGGAACGGGCAAAGTTTACAGAACCTGCAAATTATATTTTAAAGCCCTTTGATGATAATGAATTACGTTTTGCACTGGAAATGTCAGAATATAAAAGAAAAGTCAGAGAAAAACTAGAGAAAACCCAGAAATATCTGGACCTTATAACCAATCATATGGGAGATTCAGTTGGTCAGGTAGACGAAAAAGGTTCTTTTCTTTATATAAGTCCATCTGTAAAAAAAATACTGGGTTTTGGTCCTGAACAAATGGTTGGAAAAACTATTTTTGAATTCATCCACCCTGATGATATGGAAAGGTCCATAAAACTTTTTAAAAGTGCTATTAAAGAATCTAAACCTTTAAAAATAAGAAACAGACTTCAGAATATTCATGACGAATACATCTGGATTGAAACAGTAGGTATTCCTATTTATGATGCTGAAAATAAATTAGAGGGGGCTGTTTTCAGCAGTAGGGACATAGAAGATCAAGTGAAGGTAGAAAATGAACTTAAATCTGCCTTGAATTATTCCAGAAATTTAATCGAAGCCAGCTTAGATCCAATGGTAACCATCAGTCAAAATGGTGAAATAATGGATGTTAATAAGGCTTTTGAGGATGCCATTGGGCTATGTCGTAAGGACTTAATTGGGACCGATTTTTCACAATATTTCACTGATTCTGAAAAAGCCATGCGGGGCTATCAAAAAACTCTATTTTATGGGTCGCTTAAAGACTATTCATTAACCCTTCGCCATACTTCGGGGCGAACCATGGATGTTTCATTTAATGCAACAGTATACCGGAGCAGTGAAGGGGAAGTAGAAGGTGTTTTTGCAGCTGCTAGAAACATTACAAAATTAAAAAATGCTAATAATGCACTCAAACTCAGTGAAAGGCATTTTAGATCATTGATTGAGAATGCATTAGATGTCATTCTGGTTTTAAATGAAGATGGGGATGTTACTTATGCTAGCCCATCAGTAGAAAGTGTTTTTGGATATAAAATACATGAATTTTTAGGATTCAATATATTTGATTTTATACACCCTCATGATGCAAAAATTCTTTCTCAAATACTGGACTCCAAACTTAAATATTCTCGTTCCAGCCATGATTTTGAAATTCGATCTCAACATGAGGATGGGTCGTGGATTATTTGCCAAATGGTGGCTCAAAATTTATTACAAGATCCTGCAGTTGGGGGCTATGTGTTAAACGTCCGGGACATTACTCCTCGAAAAGTTGCTGAGAGGGCACGCAATGATTTGGAGAAGATGTATAGTACATTAATTAAGGCCAGCCCTGATGGAATCATAGCAACGGATTTAGATGGTAATATTACTCACATGTCAGAAAAAGCAATTAGTATGTTAGGATGGGAAGAACAATCTAATTTTAGTAAAAAAGCTGTTTTTGATGTTATTGATTTGGATGAATATGATTCATTCCTTAAAAACATGAAAATAGTCAAAGAACAAGGTGCATTACACAATATTGAACATAAATTATATGATAAGGAAGGGTCTGCTTTCATTGCGGAGATGAATATTGTTTTATCTAATGACTCTAAAGGAATTCCCAAAGGTTACATTGCCACCTTGAGAGATATTACGTACCGTAAAAAAATGGAAAATCAGATTAAATCATCTCTAAAAGAAAAAGAAATATTATTGAAAGAACTTCACCACCGTGTTAAAAATAATATGCAAATAATATCCAGTTTGATAGGCCTCCAATCAGAACAAGTTGACGATAGAAAAACCAGGGCTATGTTTGAAGATAGTAAAAATCGTATAAAATCGATGGCTATTATCCATGAGAATTTGTATACTTCTGATATTGAGGAAGTAAATTTCTCTCAATATGTGGAGAGCCTGGTTCAAACTCTTGAAAAATCATATAATTCCAAAAAGAGGAATATTGGGGTGGATATTGACGTGGATAATGTTGTAAATGATATGGATCAATCTATTACTTGTGGATTAATTTTAAATGAGTTAATAT
Coding sequences within:
- a CDS encoding PAS domain S-box protein, which translates into the protein MDLFKVLIVEDESITALQLKKKILSWGFDVVGIAAYGEEAIEKALETNPDIILMDVILKGDMDGIGAAERIKDNLTIPIIYLTAFTDKATMERAKFTEPANYILKPFDDNELRFALEMSEYKRKVREKLEKTQKYLDLITNHMGDSVGQVDEKGSFLYISPSVKKILGFGPEQMVGKTIFEFIHPDDMERSIKLFKSAIKESKPLKIRNRLQNIHDEYIWIETVGIPIYDAENKLEGAVFSSRDIEDQVKVENELKSALNYSRNLIEASLDPMVTISQNGEIMDVNKAFEDAIGLCRKDLIGTDFSQYFTDSEKAMRGYQKTLFYGSLKDYSLTLRHTSGRTMDVSFNATVYRSSEGEVEGVFAAARNITKLKNANNALKLSERHFRSLIENALDVILVLNEDGDVTYASPSVESVFGYKIHEFLGFNIFDFIHPHDAKILSQILDSKLKYSRSSHDFEIRSQHEDGSWIICQMVAQNLLQDPAVGGYVLNVRDITPRKVAERARNDLEKMYSTLIKASPDGIIATDLDGNITHMSEKAISMLGWEEQSNFSKKAVFDVIDLDEYDSFLKNMKIVKEQGALHNIEHKLYDKEGSAFIAEMNIVLSNDSKGIPKGYIATLRDITYRKKMENQIKSSLKEKEILLKELHHRVKNNMQIISSLIGLQSEQVDDRKTRAMFEDSKNRIKSMAIIHENLYTSDIEEVNFSQYVESLVQTLEKSYNSKKRNIGVDIDVDNVVNDMDQSITCGLILNELISNCFKYAFPYQDENHKKPKIMIKAYNNGKNTIINVKDNGIGVPADLDFKKTDSLGLQIVCTLVAQLGGTIDLDNSQGTNFCIEFNENGHY
- the psmB gene encoding archaeal proteasome endopeptidase complex subunit beta, with protein sequence MDDKNTLKGTTTVGITCNDGVVFATERRASMGNLVAHKVAEKIFKIDDHIVATIAGSVADAQSLMKYISAEVVLYKMRNGERISIESASALASNILHSSRFYPYFVQTLLGGVDETGAKIYSLDPAGGMIKDKFISTGSGSPFAYGVLEDRYTDDLYIEEGIDIAIRAIKSAMERDTYSGNGILVATVTEDEGYRMLSEEEVQKRLKEIS
- a CDS encoding response regulator encodes the protein MSTARILIVEDEGLTAMELQRKLKILGYDVPTFAFSGKEAIIKAEELKPDLILMDIVLKGKIDGISAAEEIIKHQDVPLIYLTAHGDEETKKRAKKTEPFAYILKPFDESVLQKNIDQALHNYKKNKKSESSNLVITENLKKHDGAVIVTDNNGIIHFINSAAVDLTGYDVKSALNKKINEIVKLKKLNKANNKLENFENPVFKLLENSCDELKGEASLENISGSINEIKYTVAPLKGDEGILNGVTVILNEIKTSDIISNNPITDVCNKFPKETGIFNVEGELIGANESFLKFFSAKTLSELRWLNLFKDLGFSNDLKNDLSNSKDLKYELKMNLAQINLDNAEFQDKTLYLEITITGHVPDQEDLNNYMVHLKDVTDLKTLENSLDIKPVNDNSENQQSKYDLASNSSIDLFLAMDSHLKCIHWSSAAAETTGISSKDVIGKPFNEFISILKDIGSWKDCFEDIKSDGTLNEKIEALEKENGDLKIKLDQFKSQLDDSQKSGKENDESFRRNERQYKELLEENKNLREDKARLKKLNNQVQREYLELENDFKKELEFHKNKISQLKRVKKIP
- a CDS encoding cadmium resistance transporter, giving the protein MTQLILTIFIATSSFIATNLDDIFLLIVFFAHPDYKTSSIITGQFLGISLLILISFPAFLFKSFIPPVYLAIMGVFPLIIGLKQVVNLHKSKKNEDKDILPISKKSKLTTRKTSFLSVMGVTIFNGADNIGVYAPLFANLTLPNVILTIFIFLIMTGIWCIIAHFMINKSSLGNKIRKYGHIILPFILILLGFSIIIGNLTKI
- a CDS encoding formate--phosphoribosylaminoimidazolecarboxamide ligase; translation: MSKVNREEILSILDKYDKEDITIATLGSHTSLHILNGAKKEGFKTAVVCEKGREIPYQRYKVADEYIIVDKFSDIVNEEVQDQLKAMNSIIIPHGSFVAYAGLDKIENDFYVPMFGNRDILRWEAERDLERKLMLDSGIRMPYKYENADEIDRAVMVKFPGARGGKGYFVASSTEEFNQKIQSMLERNWIVEEDVPQAHIEEYVSGTNFCIHYFYSVINDEVEMLGMDSRFESNIDGLVRIPAKDQLDIGLDPSYVITGNHPVVIRESLLPQVFDIGDKLVDAAKKLVKPGMNGPFCLQTMCTDNLEIVTFEMSARTDGGTNTFMNGSAYSYLLFGEEMSMGQRIAREIKNAIKTDQLEDLIT
- a CDS encoding class I SAM-dependent methyltransferase, yielding MKWKKIGSIIVLNQDVEDIQKFLKMPGIDTVIKLGYINGQKRQPDVKILAGSNTETIHKENRCLFKLDVSKVMWSKGNVNERMRITQLVQQGEHIVDMFAGIGYFSIPLAVHSPAEKIYSIEINPVAFHYLNENIILNKVENRVKPILGDSKEIAPTIKADRVIMGYVGTTHHFLGSALKCIVDGGIIHYHETVPDKIMHERPINRIKKAADNRKVTFLQQRIIKKYSPGVSHIVVDARIE